A single Equus quagga isolate Etosha38 chromosome 8, UCLA_HA_Equagga_1.0, whole genome shotgun sequence DNA region contains:
- the LOC124243401 gene encoding olfactory receptor 2F1-like — MRDNLTWVSEFVLMGLSSDRRIQAGLFVLFGVAYLLTLLGNGLIVLLIWLDPRLHLPMYFFLCNLAVLDICYTSSGVPQMLLHFLLEKKIISFTRCATQLFFSLALGGTEFLLLATMAYDRYVAVCDPLHYAAMMGPRRCAVLAGVSWLVGLANSAVETAVTMRLPTCGHYVVNHVSCETLALVRLACVDVTLNQLVILASSVVVLLVPCCLVSLSYAHIVVTILQIRSGGGRRKAFGTCASHLIVVSMFYGMALVTHMQPSSTNLTEQDKLVVLFYAVLTPMLNPLIYSLRNKDMKAALSRVLMRSSEAKL, encoded by the coding sequence ATGAGGGACAACCTGACCTGGGTGAGTGAGTTTGTCCTAATGGGGCTCTCCAGTGACAGGCGGATCCAGGCTGGACTCTTTGTCCTGTTTGGGGTTGCATATCTGCTGACCCTGCTGGGCAATGGGCTCATCGTCCTCCTGATCTGGCTGGATCCACGGCTGCACCtgcccatgtacttcttcctctgcAATCTGGCAGTGCTGGACATCTGCTACACCTCCAGCGGGGTCCCCCAGATGCTGCTGCACTTCCTCCTTGAGAAGAAGATCATCTCCTTCACCCGATGCGCGACTCAGCTCTTCTTCTCACTGGCCCTTGGGGGGACTGAATTCCTGCTGCTGGCCACAATGGCCTATGACCGTTATGTGGCAGTCTGTGACCCACTGCATTATGCGGCAATGATGGGCCCGAGGCGCTGTGCAGTGCTGGCGGGGGTCTCTTGGCTTGTGGGCCTGGCTAATTCTGCAGTGGAGACTGCGGTCACCATGCGCCTGCCCACCTGTGGGCACTACGTGGTCAACCATGTGTCCTGTGAGACACTGGCACTGGTCAGGTTGGCCTGCGTGGACGTCACCCTCAACCAGCTGGTCATCCTGGCCTCCAGCGTGGTGGTGCTGCTGGTGCCCTGCTGCTTAGTCTCCCTGTCCTACGCCCACATTGTGGTCACCATCTTGCAGATCCGTTCCGGGGGGGGACGCCGCAAAGCCTTTGGgacctgtgcctcccacctcaTTGTCGTCTCTATGTTTTATGGGATGGCCCTGGTTACCCACATGCAGCCCAGCTCCACGAACTTAACAGAGCAGGACAAGCTGGTGGTGCTCTTTTATGCTGTGTTGACTCCCATGTTGAATCCGCTCATCTACAGTCTGCGGAACAAGGACATGAAAGCTGCTCTGAGTCGAGTTCTGATGAGGAGTTCTGAAGCAAAACTTTAG